TGACCGAACTGCcactgaagaaaaaagaaaactgaggtAAGTCATCATGTTCCCATTATTTTCAATAATTAAACCTTGTGATGTCCTCCCGATTGCCATACTCCTTTTGTCCTCTGGGGTAAAGCGTCTGCTTTGACTATTTATAAAGCATcaattataaattataaattatcaTCCGTGGAATACAGTTTTATCAAACTGTATTCTAACTGATTACCTgaaatttttatgttttttgacaATGTATTACACCTAGGCATGGGCCTTAGTGAACCCCCACTTTAATGACAAACAATGCATGTCCATAGGTGACACAAGTGCTGGAGGAAGCTcaggttttttgctttttgctggTCACACCATGTACAGCTTTGTTTTCAGCAGTTGTAGGCCAAGGGCATATGAATTAAACAAGCTTTCAAGGGTGATCATTGTCTTTTGAGAcctactgtattaagcacagcTCGCGTCCCCTGACTGCAGGCAAGCAAGTTTGCAATCGTACACTAGCATGTTCTCTGTACAGCTGGACCGGGCATCACATACTGCCCATGTTTTTCTCTCATAGTTCCTCTGTTTACTTGGGATGTAATGTTGGACAGAGTCCTTTAAGGGGACTAGGCACTCATACACAGTCATATCAGTGCCTGTATGGTACACCAACAGCAGGACAGATGCTCACTCGTTACATACATCTCAAATCAGAACAAGTTTGTGTCATTGATGACCATATTCTATTGtctattatattctattatataAAGTCATTCAAAAATGTTATCTGTTAACAGATAAAAGGAAGACCACTGTTCAAACCTTTAAACAGGAAcagcacaaacaacatgatGCTCGTCAAAACCAGGTATTTTTAGATATGTTTTAAAGTCtacatttatgttttgtgtgttattGTCATAAATGACTCTGAAAATTGACATGTGCCTATCTTTGTAGGATGAGAGCCAGGAACAAATAGCCGTTTGCCAAAAAATAGCAACATACATGGCTAATAAAGTGTCGGTCACAGTATGGAAAGGAGATTTATGTGCCTTCAAAGTGGATGCAATTGTGAATGCAGCTAACGAAAGTCTCTCTCACATGGGTGGACTTGCAAAGGCACTGTCTGCTACTGGAGGACGTACTATCCAAGCAGAGAGTGATGTCTTCATTGCCAAAAATGGCAAATTAAAGGCTGGACAAGTTGCAGTTACCACAGCAGGCAAACTACCTTGCATGAAGCTGATTCATTTGGTAGGCCCGTGTCTGCAGAATGACCCCACAGTGCACATGATATCCCATGCAAAGAAACTTTTAACTAAAGGTATTTTGAATGTCATGACATGTGCAGAAGAGCACAAATTTTCATCTGTTGCCATTCCAGCAGTGAGCTCTGGAATATTCAACTTTCCAGTCTCAACTTGTGCTGATGTTGTAGTCACCACAATCAAAAAGTACATTAAACATAAGAACCCCACAAGTCCTCCATTTGAAATACACCTGGTAAACAATGATGATCCAACCGTGAAGGAAATGGAAAGGGCCTTCAAAGAGATCCTTTTGGAGCCACTCTCTGATGTCAGGAGGACAGTGAGTACACCCATTTTTAAAGTATAATTGTTATCTTTAGTGTTagaaaaaaatgataacaatcagcatgaataaataattattatgaAATAACAAGTGAAATTGAAGAATTATAGCATCTTTGATGCATAGAATAACCCTTTTCaaattgtgcaataaaaattagGCCACAAAAAGTAGCAGTCATTAAATACATTCAGGCTATGTTGTTCTTCTTCATTTGTTATGATTTTGTAAGCCAACAAACACCGCACTTAGTTAGTATTATGTgaaatatatcagcattaatAACGTGTAATTCATGCAAAAGGTAATGCCATGTTTTCCTTAATAAAACATTACTTAAAATGATCACAGCAGtaacaaatattttcttttaaattcaaCCCACAAATCGAGGGGCCAGAGGATTCTCCATCTACACTGGAAAGGACAGAGCACCTTGAGAGAAACACAACCGGTCTAACAAAGGACACTGCATCACAGGTGATGTTTCACAAACAAACTCTAATTCAAAAACTATGTCATGTGTTTGAAAAACCAAGTTTGTTAgtacatatttttgtaattaTATATTAGATTTTATTATATGTATGGTTGATGAATGAAAATTACAGATcacagaaaaatgacaaatgtcaGTCCAAcaataaatgtaacatttacAAGTTACTGGCCTTAATTTTACAAGAACAACAGTAACTGACTCAATTTTAATTTCTTATTGTAGTTTAACATCTcaaataaattacattaaaatctATGTCAAATTTGGAGATGTTTTCGTGTTGTTGCGTCAGGTacataaaatacttttaaaaattacatttaaaacctCTCCTAAGAAGAATTTTTAGAACTTTATTTAGTTACTATTGTGTTGTTGAAACACAGGTCGCATATTTGTGGAAACAACAGGAAACGGAAGTTGTTGTTTCTGTGGTCCCATCTCAGATTAGAGGTAACAACTTTGTCATACGTCACAGTGAGTTCCTGACCCTTAGACCACACAGCTGGCTTGTTGGAGAGGTATGTAATCCAGGTATTAACCCgccttccccccaaaagtactGCATAAGGATAACGTTAAAGCTGGGGCAGAACATTAGTTGTTCCCTACACATTCAGTAAGTACTGCTTTAGATCTACATTCCAGGCATATCCTCATGACTGAATACTGAGTATACCTAAGTAAAAAACTCTTTATTAACCTTTGTATTCAAAAAATTTATCATGTTTACAAAGtaataaaagtttatttattatactCCTCAGGTCATTGAAAGTCTCCTGCACCACTGGGCCATTCGGCTGAATCTGGGGAATAATATCTACATTATGAACCACTACACGAgcggtgtgatcctctatggaGAGAGAGAACTAATCAGGAGACAAAGCTTGTCCAAGgtaaatttttatttcatatattctagaattcagttttttaaattttatcaaTCTCTtgatataaatgaaaaaagtaTTGTTGCAAATTTGTAAGTAATTCCTAATATGTCACAGGTGAACTTTGACAACTATCGAGCCATTTTATCCTTTGTGAACATTGGAAATGTACACTGGAAGTTTCTGGTTAGTACAAGCAGCAtttctgtgaaaaaaaagtttgtttcaaTAAAACATTCTTCATAATTtatgtactttttaaatttatatatcTATCGTGAGTACATAAATGCAGATGACAGCTGTCTGTATTTGGTCGATCCTTCAAGAAACTCTTTGGAGCAGGAAGAGTCTGACCGTGCAGCCAAAAGATTCCGGTAATTATGCGTTATTACAtgtatataataataacataaaatattaGGTACTCTGTAATGCCATTAGAAAAGTGACAGGAGGACAGAGGATGTCTTTTTCTATAGGTGAACATATGGTTGTAGATGAAAGTGTAATAAAATCCATGGTTATCAGTTctttaaagaattttaaaaaattacttcaaaattacacacatatgtaattttaaataataaaaatacccTGACAGTGTTTAAGCAGTGAGACATTTGACACAGTTAACATTTGTAGATTTCAAAGAAcatgttattatttttgatACTTCATGTAACATAATCTAGAGCACAGGGCTTTCTGATAcgccattaaaaacacattgaTATGTATTATATGTGTCTATGTGATTTATGAAAAAGTAGAGaatgttctttttctgtgtgacttttaTCTTTCATTTCTATATAAATGTCATGTACAttatgttcacacagtgaaTACTTCAAAATGAGAAGGACATGCTACAACAAAACAGACTGGGTGAATGTGAGACTTCGAGGAGGAGTACTGACACATCCATTTCAACGTGATGGTTCTAGCTGTGGAGTAATGGTCATCATGGTATGGTACCACATTAAAGCAATAATATTGTTCTGTAAAATTAGATAAGAAGATAAGTTAAAATAATCTCAAAAGGTTAAACTATTTAAATAGGAAGTGTAACATTTGCAGAtgttttcaattaaattttattttttgttttcatttcagatGGCCAAAGCAGTAATGGAAGCATTCCCAAATAAACCAGAAATGACATTTTTGACGACAAAAAAAGAGATGGCCCAGGCACGAAGGACATTTGCACAGACAATACTTGAGGCCTCAGGTGTGTAATCTCTTTTTCAAGTGGACATATTTGTTTGTGTCAAACTGATTGACactaacatatatatatatattttatgttttagtaTTTGACAGTGACACCAACTGTGCCATGTGTGCAACAGCGAAACCACCCAATCCAGGACCCTCCATCACTGACTGGGtatagtgtttttaaaaaatagttttatgttATCTACCACAAAGTATTTGACTCTGTGTTGTTAAGGATTGTAATTTATGAAATCATAGAATTATTTACTTCATGTGTTTATGAAAACTCAGATGTTATTTGTTTACAGATCCAGTGTGATAACTGCAACTGCTGGTTCCATTCTGAATGCCTGGACATGACAAATGAACAGCTCAGCAGCGCTCAGAAGACAGAGTGGAAGTGTGTGCTTTGTGTAACCTAATTCCACATGCAGTGAAAGGTACTAGAATAATTTGCTTATAGTTATTATTGGTGTTTTGAGGAACACATGTGTAAAACACAATATGTATAACATTCTTGCTTTGAGCACGTATTTTAAGTATttcctttttgattttttgtgtTGATTTGTGTGATGACAGATAATGAATAACAATATATCAAAAATGTATAATAGTAATCTGAGAAATCTGTAATATGAGAAATGTAAtttctcaccccaaccggtcacagcagatggccgcccctccctgagcctggttctgctggaggtttcttcctgttagaagggagtttttccttcccactgtcgccaaagtgcttgctcatagggggtcatatgattgttgggtgtttctctgtatgtgttattgtaaGGTTTAAGTTATTatgtaaagtgccttgaggtggaTATTGTTGTAATTAAGCGCTGAATAAATAATGTCTAAAACTAAAGTTGCTACTTGAGGTGGTGTGTGAATGATGTTTTGAAAATTTAAATTTTGTGTGGAAAGAATTTCTTGTAGTTAAGTAAATACTTGAATGAACTCATTTTGTTCAGTAATAGATTAGGATTTAATTTAATCAGAAAACAGTACAGTAATTTGGGTAAAGTTCACTATTGATTTACtggaaaaccgtacagtaaatttgggtgtggatgacagggtgaagagtggaggtcacccagagtcagaatccagtgaaatatctgtgtcacctcttacagttttcctgtaatctgaggtgaaagatgggaatatatatagtacagtacagtaaatagtgcaaagtttactatcacttttctcaaaaaccgtacagtaaattcggctgtggatgacagggtgaagagtgggggtcacctagagtcagaatccagtgagatatcagtgtcacctcttatacttttcctgtaatctgaggtcaaagatttgaatatatagagtacagtagagtaaaatgtgcaaagtttactatcacttttctcaaaaaccgtacagtaaatttgtgtgtggatgacagggtgaagagtgggggtcacccagagtcagaatccagtgaaatatctgcgtcacctcttacagttttcctgtaatctgaggtgaaagatgggaatatatagagtacagtagagtaaaatgtgtaaagtttactatcaattttcaggaaaaccgtacagtaaatttggctctggatgacagggtgaagagtgggggtcacccagagtcagaatccagtgaaatatctgcgtcacctcttacagttttcctgtaatctgaggtcaaagatgggaatatatagagtacagtacagtaaatagtgcaaagtttactatcaattttcaggaaaaccgtacagtaaatttgtctgtggatgacagggtgaagagtgggggtcacccacagtcagaatccagtgagatatctgcgtcacctcttacagttttcctgtaatctgaggtcaaagatgggaatatatagagtacagtagagtaaaatgtgcaaagtttactatcaattttctcaaaaaccgtacagtaaatttgtctgtggatgacagggtgaagagtgggggtcacccagagtcagaatccagtgaaatatctgcgtcacctcttacagttttcctgtaatctgaggtgaaagatgggaatatatagagtacagtagagtaaaatgtgcaaagtttactatcacttttctcaaaaaccgtacagtaaatttggctctggatgacagggtgaagagtggggatcacccagagtcagaatccagtgagatatctgcgtcacctcttacagttttcctgtaatctgaggtgaaaaatgggaatatatagagtacagtagagtaaattgtgcaaagtttactatcacttttctcaaaaaccgtacagtaaatttgtctgtggatgacagggtgaagagtagGGGTCACCCacagtcagaatccagtgagatatcagtgtcacctcttacagttttcctgtaatctgaggtgaaagatgggaatatatagagtacagtagagtaatttgggtaaagtttactatcacttttctcaaaaaccgtacagtaaatttggctctggatgacagggtgaagagtgggggtcacccagagtcagaatccagtgaaatatctgcgtcacctcttacagttttcctgtaatctgaggtcaaagatgggaatatatagagtacagtacagtaaatagtgcaaagtttactatcaattttcaggaaaaccgtacagtaaatttgtctgtggatgacagggtgaagagtgggggtcacccacagtcagaatccagtgagatatctgcgtcacctcttacagttttcctgtaatctgaggtcaaagatgggaatatatagagtacagtagagtaaaatgtgcaaagtttactatcaattttctcaaaaaccgtacagtaaatttggctctggatgacagggtgaagagtgggggtcacccagagtcagaatccagtgagatatctgcgtcacctcttacagttttcctgtaatctgaggtgaaaaatgggaatatatagagtacagtagagtaaattgtgcaaagtttactatcacttttctcaaaaaccgtacagtaaatttgtctgtggatgacagggtgaagagtagGGGTCACCCacagtcagaatccagtgagatatcagtgtcacctcttacagttttcctgtaatctgaggtgaaagatgggaatatatagagtacagtagagtaatttgggtaaagtttactatcacttttctcaaaaaccgtacagtaaatttggctctggatgacagggtgaagagtgggggtcacccagagtcagaatccagtgaaatatctgcgtcacctcttacagttttcctgtaatctgaggtgaaagatgggaatatatagagtacagtagagtacattgtgcaaagtttactatcacttttctcaaaaaccgtacagtaaatttgtctgtggatcacagggtgaagagtgggggtcacccagagtcagaatccagtgagatatctgcgtcacctcttacagttttcctgtaatctgaggtgaaagatgggaatatatagagtacagtagagtaaattgtgcaaagtttactatcacttttctcaaaaaccgtacagtaaatttgtctgtggatgacagggtgaagagtagGGGTCACCCacagtcagaatccagtgagatatcagtgtcacctcttacagttttcctgtaatctgaggtgaaagatgggaatatatagagtacagtagagtaatttgggtaaagtttactatcacttttctcaaaaaccgtacagtaaatttggctctggatgacagggtgaagagtggggtcacccagagtcagaatccagtgaaatatctgcgtcacctcttacagttttcctgtaatctgaggtcaaagatgggaatatatagagtacagtacagtaaatagtgcaaagtttactatcaattttcaggaaaaccgtacagtaaatttgtctgtggatgacagggtgaagagtagGGGTCACCCacagtcagaatccagtgagatatcagtgtcacctcttacagttttcctgtaatctgaggtcaaagatgggaatatatagagtacagtagagtaaaatgtgcaaagtttactatcaattttctcaaaaaccgtacagtaaatttggctctggatgacagggtgaagagtgggggtcacccagagtcagaatccagtgaaatatctgcgtcacctcttacagttttcctgtaatctgaggtgaaagatgggaatatatagagtacagtagagtaaaatgtgcaaagtttactatcacttttctcaaaaccgtacagtaaatttggctctggatgacagggtgaagagtggggtcacccagagtcagaatccagtgaaatatctgcgtcacctcttacagttttcctgtaatctgaggtgaaagatgggaatatatagagtacagtagagtacattgtgcaaagtttactatcacttttctcaaaaaccgtacagtaaatttgtctgtggatcacagggtgaagagtgggggtcacccagagtcagaatccagtgagatatctgcgtcacctcttacagttttcctgtaatctgaggtgaaagatgggaatatatagagtacagtagagtaaattgtgcaaagtttactatcacttttctcaaaaaccgtacagtaaatttgtctgtggatgacagggtgaagagtgggggtcacccagagtcagaatccagtgaaatatctgcgtcacctcttacagttttcctgtaatctgaggtaaAAGTTGAAGATATTAAaagtacagtactgtatattgggtaaatgttattgttaattttCTCTGAATCGTACAGTAATTTTGGCTGTGGATCATGgggtgaagagtggagatgAACCAAAACTGGGAGTGGATATTGAAGCAAAATAGTGTCAGGACACAAAAGACTGCGTTTCTAAGCCGGTCTTCATCCGTACCGTAATATACGTAAGAGTAGTGCAACCACATTTTAGGTGCGGCTGGCGGGGCGGCTAGCTTGACTGTGACTTCGTAAGTGAGGGCTCACTTGACCGCGGTATTCTTTTGAAGACACCCTTCATTTACTCATGCCGGTCAGGCTCGTTCTGGCCATAGTTGAAGAGCACTTTCTATCGGCTCCAGCGGGTCAGGGTACCGCTGCCACACAAGCCGATCGTTTAAGGTTTTGAAGGAGGACCTGGAGAGCGTTTTCTAAAGGCGTCCAACAAAGATCTGGAATACAGTGCTGGTTtgac
The sequence above is a segment of the Oreochromis aureus strain Israel breed Guangdong linkage group 3, ZZ_aureus, whole genome shotgun sequence genome. Coding sequences within it:
- the LOC120436413 gene encoding uncharacterized protein LOC120436413 isoform X2 translates to MNHYTSGVILYGERELIRRQSLSKYINADDSCLYLVDPSRNSLEQEESDRAAKRFREYFKMRRTCYNKTDWVNVRLRGGVLTHPFQRDGSSCGVMVIMMAKAVMEAFPNKPEMTFLTTKKEMAQARRTFAQTILEASVFDSDTNCAMCATAKPPNPGPSITDWIQCDNCNCWFHSECLDMTNEQLSSAQKTEWKCVLCVT
- the LOC120436413 gene encoding uncharacterized protein LOC120436413 isoform X1, which produces MNHYTSGVILYGERELIRRQSLSKVNFDNYRAILSFVNIGNVHWKFLYINADDSCLYLVDPSRNSLEQEESDRAAKRFREYFKMRRTCYNKTDWVNVRLRGGVLTHPFQRDGSSCGVMVIMMAKAVMEAFPNKPEMTFLTTKKEMAQARRTFAQTILEASVFDSDTNCAMCATAKPPNPGPSITDWIQCDNCNCWFHSECLDMTNEQLSSAQKTEWKCVLCVT